The following proteins are encoded in a genomic region of Bradyrhizobium sp. SK17:
- a CDS encoding DUF1993 family protein, giving the protein MNAPLYDASIPVFRQMLDALADLLRKGEAHARERGLDPDAMLAARLAPDMLTLVGQVQRASDHAKGAAGRLAGFEPPPFADDEQSLAEAHARISRTLDYIDTVPVQAFDQAAERLITLPFGVPQMPAARYLHRFALPSLFFHVATAYAILRHRGVPLGKRDFLGNYLST; this is encoded by the coding sequence ATGAACGCCCCGCTATACGACGCCTCCATCCCCGTGTTCCGGCAAATGCTCGATGCGCTGGCCGACCTGCTGCGCAAGGGCGAAGCCCATGCCCGCGAACGTGGTCTCGATCCCGACGCCATGCTGGCGGCGCGGCTTGCGCCCGACATGCTGACATTGGTTGGTCAGGTGCAACGGGCCAGCGATCACGCCAAGGGCGCCGCAGGACGGCTCGCCGGCTTCGAGCCACCACCCTTTGCCGACGATGAGCAGAGCCTCGCTGAAGCCCATGCCCGCATTTCCCGGACGCTCGATTACATCGACACGGTGCCGGTTCAGGCATTCGATCAGGCGGCCGAACGCCTCATCACTCTACCCTTCGGCGTCCCGCAAATGCCGGCGGCGCGATATCTCCATCGCTTCGCGCTGCCGAGCCTGTTCTTCCACGTCGCCACGGCCTACGCCATCTTGCGTCACCGCGGCGTGCCGCTCGGCAAGCGCGATTTCCTCGGCAACTATCTCTCGACCTGA
- a CDS encoding MFS transporter — translation MTSETSETLQFHDTGHVAADPRRWLALPVLLTGAFLPILDFNVVNLALPAIRDDLGATASEVQLVISAYAAAYAVFLITGGRLGDLLGRRRMFLTGVAGFTIASVLCGIAWSPTVLVAGRILQGLTATVMAPQVLASIRVLFPPAEQGRALGFYGATFGLANICGQILGGALVSAHPFGLAWQAIFLINVPIGIVAFVGGLLFLADSRAEHAQRLDIGGVILLSLTLGFLVYPLIEGRESGWPIWIIAMLLASPVMLLAFVRFEAGLSARGGDPLVALHLLRNSDFVIGLVMALAFYMLSSFYLTFAVYLQSGLHQSPLAAGLATLPFATGFFVSSLLSPYVMQWLGPRTLTVGFALQVIGFGIVMLAVGGVSPQSLEFGLICGGLGFGTVMPSVIKAVIGSIDPRHAGLASGMMISTFQIGAALGVALIGGVFYSLLGPHPQAGDYAHAFTIALGCNVALLALGGWLSLWLPREPRA, via the coding sequence GTGACCAGCGAGACCAGCGAAACGTTGCAATTCCACGACACCGGCCACGTCGCCGCCGACCCGCGGCGATGGCTTGCGTTGCCCGTGCTGCTGACCGGCGCCTTCCTGCCGATCCTCGACTTCAACGTCGTCAATCTCGCGCTGCCCGCCATCCGCGACGATCTCGGCGCAACCGCAAGCGAAGTGCAGCTCGTGATCTCGGCTTACGCGGCGGCCTATGCGGTGTTCCTGATCACCGGTGGCCGTCTCGGCGACCTGCTCGGGCGACGCCGCATGTTCCTGACCGGCGTCGCCGGCTTCACCATCGCATCGGTGCTGTGCGGCATCGCGTGGTCACCGACCGTGCTTGTCGCCGGACGCATCCTGCAAGGTCTCACCGCGACCGTGATGGCGCCGCAAGTGCTGGCCTCGATCCGCGTGCTGTTTCCGCCCGCCGAACAGGGCCGCGCGCTAGGCTTCTACGGCGCGACCTTTGGCCTTGCCAACATCTGCGGTCAGATCCTGGGCGGCGCCTTGGTCTCGGCCCATCCGTTCGGGCTGGCCTGGCAGGCGATCTTCCTGATTAACGTGCCGATCGGCATCGTCGCATTCGTCGGCGGGTTGCTGTTCCTCGCCGACTCCCGCGCCGAGCATGCCCAGCGGCTCGACATCGGCGGCGTCATCCTGCTGTCGCTCACGCTCGGCTTTCTGGTCTATCCGTTGATCGAGGGACGCGAGTCCGGCTGGCCGATCTGGATCATCGCCATGCTGCTGGCGTCACCCGTGATGCTCCTGGCCTTCGTCCGGTTCGAGGCCGGCCTGTCGGCGCGCGGCGGCGACCCGCTGGTCGCGCTGCATCTGCTGCGCAACAGTGATTTCGTGATCGGACTGGTGATGGCGCTCGCCTTCTACATGCTGTCGTCGTTCTATCTGACCTTCGCGGTGTATTTGCAAAGCGGCCTGCACCAGTCGCCGCTGGCGGCGGGCCTCGCCACCCTGCCCTTTGCCACCGGCTTCTTCGTAAGTTCGCTGCTGTCGCCCTACGTCATGCAATGGCTCGGCCCGCGTACGCTGACGGTCGGCTTCGCGCTGCAGGTGATCGGCTTCGGCATCGTGATGCTGGCGGTCGGCGGCGTGAGTCCGCAGAGCCTCGAATTCGGCCTGATCTGCGGCGGGCTCGGCTTCGGCACCGTGATGCCGTCAGTCATCAAGGCCGTGATCGGCAGCATCGATCCGCGCCACGCAGGATTGGCATCGGGCATGATGATCTCGACCTTCCAGATCGGCGCCGCGCTCGGCGTCGCGCTGATCGGTGGCGTGTTCTACAGCCTGCTCGGTCCGCATCCGCAGGCCGGCGACTACGCCCATGCCTTCACCATCGCGCTCGGCTGCAACGTCGCGCTGCTGGCGCTCGGCGGCTGGCTGTCATTGTGGCTGCCGCGCGAGCCACGGGCTTGA
- a CDS encoding LysR family transcriptional regulator: MHSTLDWNDLRLVLAVAREGSLSGAARALGVTHSTVFRRLGTIEGTIGTRLFERFRDGYAPTSAGEIAAASATRLEHEVLALERKLSGQDLRPSGPVRITTTDTLGAVLMRHLPAMRAAHPEIQPEIVISNAMANLTRREAEIAIRPTPAPSELLVGRRIADIAHAVYGSRARLARRNGLDLSVHDWIGLDDALAGTVIAGWMRENVPAARIACRVDALPALRDAATAGLGLAVLPCYVGDTAPELRRVTPKTLAELRSALWLLTHDDLKRTARIRATLDFLAKALASERALFEGRRVDRARR; this comes from the coding sequence ATGCACAGTACTCTCGACTGGAACGATCTTCGCCTCGTGCTCGCGGTCGCGCGGGAGGGCAGCCTCTCGGGAGCGGCGCGCGCATTGGGCGTGACGCATTCGACGGTGTTTCGCCGCCTCGGCACGATCGAGGGGACGATCGGAACGCGGCTGTTCGAGCGCTTTCGCGACGGCTATGCGCCGACGTCGGCCGGCGAGATCGCGGCGGCGTCGGCGACACGGCTGGAGCACGAGGTGCTTGCGCTCGAGCGCAAGCTCTCGGGACAGGACCTCAGGCCGTCGGGCCCGGTCCGGATCACGACCACCGACACGCTCGGCGCGGTGCTGATGCGGCATCTGCCCGCGATGCGTGCCGCGCATCCGGAGATACAGCCCGAGATCGTCATCTCGAATGCGATGGCGAACCTCACCCGCCGCGAGGCCGAGATCGCGATCCGGCCGACGCCCGCGCCGTCGGAGCTGCTGGTCGGGCGTCGCATCGCCGATATCGCGCACGCGGTCTATGGATCGCGCGCCCGTCTTGCCCGGCGCAACGGGTTGGATCTGTCGGTGCATGACTGGATCGGGCTCGACGACGCGCTGGCGGGGACCGTCATCGCCGGCTGGATGCGGGAAAACGTGCCGGCGGCGCGGATCGCCTGCCGGGTCGATGCGCTTCCGGCGCTGCGCGACGCGGCAACCGCCGGGCTCGGCCTTGCCGTGCTCCCCTGTTATGTCGGCGACACGGCGCCGGAGTTGCGCCGGGTGACGCCGAAGACGCTGGCGGAATTGCGATCAGCGCTCTGGCTGTTGACGCATGACGATCTCAAGCGCACCGCGCGCATCCGCGCCACGCTTGATTTCCTTGCCAAGGCGCTCGCGTCGGAGCGCGCGCTGTTCGAGGGACGGCGCGTCGACCGCGCGCGGCGATAG
- a CDS encoding MFS transporter: MSTELSRRGAIVLSAVCLACLMFGLEISSIPAILPTLERVLHADFKSLQWIMNAYTIAVTTVLMAVGTVADRYGRKRIFLVAIAAFGVTSLICGVASSVEMLIAARFLQGLSGGALLICQIAVLSHEFQGGRLRAVAWGWWGVIFGIGLGFGPIIGGAMVAVLSWEWVFLVHVLFAAVAFVLTIGGVHESSDPKASTLDVAGIVTMSVAVFCLAFYITQGPDLGFMSPKGLAILGVSAVSFVAFLVAEKVSRRPMFDFSVFRIPAFSGSIVGSAAMNLSYWPFMIYLPIWFHAGLGYDSVSAGLALLAYTLPTLVMPPFAERLALRYQPGLIIPAGLFTIGTGFMLMKFGSAAAQPDWLTMLPGCLLAGIGLGITNTPVTNTTTGSVSSDRAGMASGIDMSARMVSLSVNIALMGFILASGVLAHLRAVLPALDGGQLRVIAERIASGDAASAPELSGPVVHQALASGFGWVMLYGGIGVWIMAAISFLIFNARQVRQAEVQCTK, translated from the coding sequence ATGTCGACTGAACTGAGCCGGCGCGGCGCTATCGTGCTGTCCGCCGTGTGCCTTGCCTGCCTGATGTTCGGATTGGAGATTTCCAGCATCCCCGCGATCCTGCCGACGCTGGAACGGGTGCTGCATGCCGACTTCAAGTCGCTGCAATGGATCATGAATGCCTACACCATCGCGGTCACCACGGTGCTGATGGCGGTCGGCACGGTGGCGGACCGCTATGGACGCAAGCGCATCTTCCTGGTCGCGATCGCGGCGTTCGGCGTCACGTCGCTGATCTGTGGCGTGGCCTCGAGCGTCGAGATGCTGATCGCCGCGCGATTCCTCCAGGGCCTGAGCGGCGGTGCGTTGTTGATCTGCCAGATCGCCGTGCTGTCGCACGAATTCCAGGGCGGCCGCCTGCGCGCCGTCGCCTGGGGCTGGTGGGGCGTCATCTTCGGCATCGGCCTCGGCTTCGGGCCGATCATCGGCGGTGCCATGGTCGCGGTGCTGAGCTGGGAGTGGGTGTTCCTGGTCCACGTGCTGTTCGCGGCGGTTGCCTTCGTGCTGACGATCGGCGGCGTGCATGAATCCAGCGATCCGAAGGCGAGCACCCTCGACGTCGCCGGCATCGTGACGATGTCGGTCGCGGTGTTCTGTCTCGCCTTCTACATCACACAGGGGCCTGATCTCGGTTTCATGAGCCCGAAGGGACTCGCGATTCTCGGTGTCTCCGCCGTGAGCTTCGTAGCATTCCTGGTTGCCGAGAAAGTCAGCCGGCGTCCGATGTTCGACTTCTCCGTGTTCCGGATACCGGCGTTCTCCGGTTCGATCGTCGGCTCCGCCGCGATGAACCTCAGCTATTGGCCCTTCATGATCTATCTGCCGATCTGGTTTCACGCCGGGCTCGGCTATGACAGCGTGTCCGCGGGACTTGCCTTGCTCGCCTACACGCTGCCGACGCTGGTGATGCCGCCCTTCGCCGAGCGCCTCGCGCTGCGTTATCAGCCGGGCCTGATCATCCCGGCAGGGCTGTTCACCATCGGCACCGGCTTCATGCTGATGAAGTTCGGCAGCGCCGCGGCGCAGCCCGACTGGCTGACCATGCTGCCGGGTTGCCTGCTGGCCGGAATTGGCCTCGGCATCACCAACACGCCGGTCACCAACACGACGACCGGCTCGGTCTCGAGCGACCGCGCCGGCATGGCATCCGGCATCGACATGAGCGCGCGGATGGTCTCGCTGTCCGTCAACATCGCGCTGATGGGGTTCATTCTGGCGAGCGGCGTGCTCGCGCATCTCAGAGCGGTGCTGCCGGCGCTGGATGGCGGGCAGCTGCGCGTCATTGCCGAACGGATCGCGTCCGGCGACGCTGCATCTGCGCCGGAGCTCTCCGGTCCGGTGGTGCATCAGGCACTCGCAAGCGGCTTTGGCTGGGTGATGCTCTACGGCGGCATCGGTGTGTGGATCATGGCCGCGATCAGCTTCCTGATCTTCAACGCGCGGCAGGTCCGGCAGGCGGAGGTCCAATGCACCAAGTGA
- a CDS encoding cupin domain-containing protein: MMATRLLARAALIAGSFLTIPTAHAQQPDGITRTDLQRHDLSAPGREAVQVRVDIAPGKAFGQHTHPGEEIIYVLAGTLEYDVEGKPPATLKAGDVLFIPAGTIHAAKNIGDVTASELATYVVEKNKPLLTLVK, encoded by the coding sequence ATGATGGCGACGCGCCTGCTCGCAAGGGCGGCCCTGATCGCCGGAAGTTTCCTGACGATCCCGACCGCCCACGCGCAGCAGCCGGACGGCATCACGCGAACCGATCTGCAACGTCACGATCTCAGCGCCCCCGGACGTGAAGCCGTCCAGGTGCGGGTCGATATCGCGCCCGGCAAGGCGTTCGGCCAGCACACCCATCCGGGCGAGGAAATCATCTATGTGCTCGCCGGAACGCTGGAATACGACGTCGAAGGCAAGCCGCCGGCGACGCTGAAGGCCGGCGACGTGCTGTTCATCCCTGCCGGCACGATCCACGCGGCCAAGAATATCGGCGACGTGACGGCCAGCGAACTCGCGACCTATGTCGTCGAGAAGAACAAGCCGCTGCTGACCCTCGTGAAGTGA
- a CDS encoding Ohr family peroxiredoxin — translation MTANAKVLVTGKTHVTAGPNGAAVSRDGFLDVKLPQPHPAAENLFAAAWSACYIGAIQLAAGQRKVKLASEPEVDAEIDLNQAGGAFFLSARLNVRIPGVERELAQQLIEAAHGICPYSKAVHGNIDVTTTLV, via the coding sequence ATGACCGCCAATGCAAAGGTTCTCGTCACCGGAAAGACCCATGTCACCGCCGGCCCGAACGGCGCCGCCGTCTCACGCGACGGCTTCCTCGACGTCAAGCTGCCGCAACCGCACCCTGCCGCCGAAAACCTGTTCGCGGCGGCCTGGTCGGCTTGCTACATCGGCGCGATCCAGCTCGCCGCCGGACAGCGCAAGGTCAAGCTTGCGAGCGAGCCCGAGGTCGACGCGGAGATCGATCTCAATCAGGCCGGCGGCGCCTTCTTCCTCAGCGCGCGCCTCAACGTCCGCATCCCCGGCGTCGAGCGCGAGCTCGCCCAGCAGCTGATCGAAGCCGCGCACGGCATCTGCCCCTACTCCAAGGCGGTACACGGCAACATCGACGTCACGACCACGCTGGTCTGA
- a CDS encoding MarR family winged helix-turn-helix transcriptional regulator: protein MTRSSKAESKGRKLSNFLCFAVYSANLAFGRAYKPILDGLGLTYTQYIAMIALSETDEQTVSELGEKLFLESNTLTPILKKLEQSGYISRVRDPADERQVRVNLTPAGRRLLDREISMSVIEAAGLGDEFPIVQKSVVRLRDNLLQNTRGEPKKG, encoded by the coding sequence GTGACCCGCTCCTCCAAGGCCGAATCCAAGGGCCGAAAACTCTCGAATTTCCTGTGCTTTGCGGTCTATTCCGCCAATCTGGCGTTCGGCCGCGCCTACAAGCCGATCCTCGACGGTTTGGGCCTGACCTACACCCAGTACATCGCCATGATCGCGCTGTCGGAGACCGACGAACAGACCGTCAGCGAGCTCGGCGAGAAGCTGTTCCTGGAATCCAACACCCTGACGCCGATCCTCAAGAAGCTGGAGCAGAGCGGCTACATCAGCCGCGTCCGCGATCCGGCCGACGAGCGGCAGGTGCGGGTCAACCTGACGCCGGCCGGGCGGCGGCTGCTCGACAGGGAGATCAGCATGTCGGTGATCGAAGCCGCGGGGCTCGGAGACGAGTTTCCGATCGTGCAGAAGAGCGTGGTCAGGCTGCGTGACAATCTGCTGCAGAACACGCGCGGCGAGCCGAAGAAGGGCTGA
- a CDS encoding EF-hand domain-containing protein, translated as MIGLACAALRFAAAQPAAPDQAPPPSRSGGEHSPATAAEIWDGNHDGIYTCDEWKAYLGRLFDRADSNHDGQLTPAEFEAVRRAGSALADADFGYFDENQDGKITRREFVEKPNEFILQYDKNGDCRVTPDELKATGTDQKRPGGRGKRS; from the coding sequence GTGATCGGCTTGGCTTGTGCGGCCTTGCGGTTTGCAGCGGCGCAGCCGGCTGCACCGGATCAGGCTCCGCCGCCATCACGTTCCGGTGGAGAGCATTCACCGGCAACCGCGGCCGAGATCTGGGACGGCAATCACGACGGCATCTACACCTGCGACGAGTGGAAGGCTTACCTCGGACGGCTGTTCGATCGTGCCGACAGCAATCACGATGGACAGCTCACGCCTGCGGAGTTCGAGGCCGTTCGGCGTGCGGGCAGCGCGCTCGCCGACGCAGACTTCGGCTATTTCGACGAGAACCAGGACGGCAAAATCACCCGCCGAGAGTTCGTCGAGAAACCGAACGAGTTCATTCTGCAATACGACAAGAACGGCGACTGCCGCGTCACGCCGGACGAACTGAAAGCGACCGGGACTGACCAGAAGCGGCCGGGCGGCAGGGGCAAGCGATCCTGA
- a CDS encoding ATP-binding protein, translating into MSWTRRTAALFSFRRISGQIAALILLSLLLIHALIGLYIVGQKPRTFPDRPIHQFEMIAKLLGESSGDDRAMVLQVARQTFPRLNIALREAGPRLTGDVSAATSGSIDPASSAKTAPATIRLPDGAVVEATTGSTKLPPFFGGFWVSTVLFLFVSVTLLGVWAGRALSAPLSAFARAAENFSISQAAAPLPETGPEEIRAAAVALNHMRERITALMNDRTRMLAAISHDLRTPITRLRLRSEYIENDAHRAETLHDLDQMQAMLESVLSFLSGGSAAKPTLVNVAALLQTICEQFSDCGHVVRYHGPIRASLLIRPSEISRTVTNLVENALRFGSEVDIRLTASTDQAIIDVADDGPGIPEHLRADMLKPFVRGDEARTMNEKSGFGLGLSIAQAMVYGHGGELSLHDNAPHGLLVRITLPGTAPPGSDRSAASPPRPARPALVSG; encoded by the coding sequence ATGAGCTGGACCCGCAGGACCGCCGCGCTGTTCAGCTTCAGGCGCATCAGCGGCCAGATCGCCGCACTGATCCTGCTTTCGCTGCTGCTGATCCACGCGCTGATCGGCCTTTATATCGTCGGCCAGAAGCCGCGGACGTTTCCGGACCGGCCCATCCACCAGTTCGAGATGATCGCGAAACTTCTCGGTGAGAGCTCAGGTGACGATCGCGCGATGGTGCTGCAAGTTGCGCGGCAAACCTTCCCTCGCCTCAACATTGCGCTGCGTGAAGCAGGCCCTCGCCTGACCGGCGATGTCTCGGCAGCGACGAGTGGCAGCATCGATCCGGCGTCCTCCGCCAAGACGGCGCCGGCCACGATTCGGCTACCGGACGGAGCCGTGGTCGAAGCGACGACCGGCTCGACCAAGCTGCCGCCGTTCTTCGGCGGATTCTGGGTCAGCACGGTGCTGTTCCTGTTCGTCAGCGTCACGCTGCTCGGCGTGTGGGCCGGCCGCGCGCTCAGTGCTCCGCTCTCGGCATTTGCCCGCGCCGCCGAGAACTTCAGCATCAGCCAGGCGGCCGCTCCGCTTCCGGAGACCGGCCCGGAAGAAATCCGCGCCGCGGCGGTCGCGCTCAATCACATGCGCGAACGCATCACCGCGCTGATGAACGACCGGACGCGGATGCTGGCCGCCATCAGTCACGACCTGCGGACGCCGATCACGAGGCTGCGGCTCCGATCCGAATACATCGAGAACGATGCCCATCGCGCGGAGACCCTGCACGACCTCGACCAGATGCAGGCGATGCTGGAATCGGTGCTGTCGTTCCTGAGCGGCGGCAGCGCGGCGAAGCCGACCCTCGTGAACGTCGCCGCCCTGTTGCAGACGATCTGCGAGCAATTCTCCGATTGCGGCCATGTGGTGCGCTACCACGGCCCGATCAGGGCCTCGCTGTTGATCCGCCCGAGCGAGATCAGCCGCACCGTGACCAACCTGGTCGAAAACGCCCTGCGGTTCGGCAGCGAGGTCGATATCCGGCTGACGGCGTCCACCGATCAGGCCATCATCGACGTGGCCGATGACGGTCCGGGGATTCCGGAGCACCTTCGTGCCGATATGTTGAAGCCGTTCGTCCGCGGCGACGAGGCCCGCACCATGAACGAGAAGAGCGGCTTCGGGCTCGGTCTTTCTATCGCCCAGGCCATGGTGTACGGGCATGGCGGCGAGCTCTCCCTGCACGACAATGCACCGCACGGCCTTCTTGTCCGGATCACATTGCCAGGGACGGCGCCCCCTGGATCAGATCGAAGTGCAGCAAGCCCGCCTCGCCCCGCGCGTCCCGCGCTCGTGTCCGGCTAG
- a CDS encoding response regulator, which produces MLAQTPKILIVEDDLQTRDLIARYLRDQSCLVATASNGREMDRYLAGHSLDLVVLDLMLPGEDGLTLCRRLRGDSTIPIIMLTAKGDDLDRILGLEMGADDYLAKPFNPRELLARINAVLRRQAQAGFAGHAGQSAARLRFQDWTIDLRLRELRDPEGAQVPLTSAEFDLLQVFCERPGRILTRDGLLTMTRSRPASPFGRSIDVLVSRLRRKLDTGERPSVIRTVRTGGYIFTPHVEDA; this is translated from the coding sequence ATGCTCGCACAAACGCCAAAGATCCTGATCGTCGAAGACGACCTGCAAACCAGGGACCTGATTGCCCGTTATCTCCGCGATCAATCCTGTCTGGTCGCGACCGCCTCGAACGGCAGAGAAATGGATCGTTACCTTGCCGGGCACTCGCTCGATCTGGTCGTTCTCGACCTGATGCTGCCAGGAGAGGACGGACTGACCCTGTGTCGCCGCCTGCGCGGCGACTCGACGATTCCCATCATCATGCTCACGGCGAAGGGCGACGACCTCGACCGCATCCTCGGGCTCGAGATGGGCGCGGACGACTATCTCGCCAAGCCGTTCAATCCGCGCGAGCTGCTGGCACGGATCAACGCCGTGCTGCGCCGCCAGGCCCAGGCCGGCTTTGCCGGACACGCCGGCCAGAGCGCCGCTCGCCTGCGCTTCCAGGATTGGACCATCGATCTCCGCCTGCGCGAGCTGCGCGATCCCGAGGGCGCCCAGGTGCCGCTGACCAGCGCGGAGTTCGACCTGCTTCAGGTATTCTGCGAGCGGCCCGGCCGGATCCTGACCCGCGACGGTCTCCTGACCATGACCCGCAGCCGGCCGGCCAGTCCGTTCGGGCGCAGCATCGACGTGCTGGTCAGCCGGCTCCGCCGCAAGCTCGATACCGGAGAGCGGCCGTCGGTGATCCGAACGGTGCGCACCGGCGGTTACATCTTCACGCCGCATGTGGAGGACGCATGA
- the bamA gene encoding outer membrane protein assembly factor BamA, whose amino-acid sequence MVLSGLLIPGTSVTRLLLAPAAAQSVDAIAIEGNRRIEAETIRSYFRPGPGGHLDQAAIDDALKELIGTGLFQDVKISHAGGRVVVSVVENPVIDRVAFEGNKKIKDEQLSAEVQSKSRGTLSRPMVQSDALRIAEIYRHSGRYDVHVTPEIIERSNNRVDLVFTIDEGAKTGIKTVEFMGNNSFSTSRLKDVIKTHETNFLSFLGDANIYDPDRVEADRDLIRRFYLKHGYADVQVVAALAEYDPEHKGFQVTFKIEEGQQYRVATVSFRSNIAGFDPATLRSLSRVSEGALYNAEAIEKSVEDMQIEASRRGYAFAVVHPSGERNYEAHTVGIVFHVEEGPRTYIERIDIRGNGRTRDYVIRREFDLSEGDAYNRALVDRAERRLKNLDYFKTVKITTEPGSSSDRVILIVDLEEKSTGDFSVSGGYSTTDGALAEVSISERNLLGRGLFAKASVSYGQYSRGVSLSFVEPYLLDYRVALGLDAYYKEQLPSDYSTYGVKTVGFSPRLGLALREDLTLQLRYSLYQQQVTLASTLDNCNNNASNPSLAFNPTPAYIKSVLGGVDPTNSVSSGLYGYGCYGDGEATLPVREELAGGATWTSMVGYTLSYNTLDNNKNPTDGLLIDFKQDFAGVGGDVTYLKSAVDAKYYTPLVSDLVGLIHLQGGVLTKVGDNNIRMLDQFQMGPNLVRGFATNGIGPRDITYASLGATGDALGGTKYWGASMELQMPFWFLPSEVGLKGAVYADAGSLWDYQGPTSWAATGEVNTAACKCGLQYDDENVVRTSVGVGLIWASPFGPLRFDYAVPITKGKYDVVQEFRFGGGTSF is encoded by the coding sequence ATGGTGCTCTCGGGCCTTTTGATTCCGGGGACGTCGGTGACGCGGCTGTTGTTGGCGCCGGCGGCGGCGCAGTCCGTCGATGCGATCGCAATCGAAGGCAACCGGAGAATCGAGGCCGAGACCATCCGCTCCTACTTCCGGCCCGGACCCGGCGGCCATCTCGACCAGGCCGCCATCGACGACGCCCTCAAGGAGCTGATCGGGACCGGCTTGTTCCAGGACGTCAAGATCAGTCATGCCGGAGGCCGGGTCGTCGTTTCGGTGGTCGAGAATCCGGTGATCGATCGCGTCGCGTTCGAGGGCAACAAGAAGATCAAGGACGAGCAGCTTTCGGCCGAGGTGCAGTCGAAGTCACGGGGCACGCTGTCGCGGCCGATGGTGCAGTCCGATGCGCTGCGGATCGCCGAGATCTACCGTCACTCCGGCCGTTACGATGTGCATGTCACGCCTGAGATCATCGAGCGCTCGAACAACCGCGTCGATCTGGTCTTTACCATCGACGAAGGCGCGAAGACCGGGATCAAGACCGTCGAGTTCATGGGGAACAACAGTTTCTCGACGTCGCGTCTGAAGGATGTGATCAAGACCCATGAGACGAACTTCCTGAGCTTCCTCGGCGACGCCAACATCTACGACCCCGACCGCGTCGAAGCCGACCGTGACCTGATCCGCCGCTTCTACCTGAAGCATGGCTACGCCGACGTGCAGGTCGTGGCCGCGCTCGCCGAATACGACCCGGAACACAAGGGGTTTCAGGTCACCTTCAAGATCGAGGAGGGGCAGCAGTACCGGGTCGCGACGGTGAGTTTCCGGTCGAACATTGCAGGTTTCGATCCGGCGACGCTGCGTTCCCTGTCACGCGTCAGCGAGGGGGCGCTCTACAACGCCGAGGCGATCGAGAAGTCGGTCGAGGACATGCAGATCGAAGCGTCGCGGCGCGGCTACGCGTTCGCGGTGGTGCATCCATCCGGCGAGCGGAACTACGAGGCCCACACCGTGGGGATCGTCTTTCACGTCGAGGAGGGGCCGCGCACCTATATCGAGCGTATCGATATTCGCGGCAATGGCCGTACCCGCGATTACGTGATCCGGCGCGAGTTCGATCTCTCCGAGGGCGACGCCTACAACCGCGCGCTGGTCGATCGGGCCGAGCGGCGGCTCAAGAATCTGGACTACTTCAAGACGGTCAAGATCACCACCGAGCCCGGTTCATCGAGCGACCGCGTGATCCTGATCGTCGATCTGGAGGAGAAATCGACCGGCGACTTCTCGGTCTCTGGCGGCTATTCCACCACCGACGGCGCGCTCGCCGAGGTCAGCATTTCCGAACGCAATCTGCTCGGTAGAGGCCTGTTCGCCAAGGCAAGCGTCAGCTACGGCCAGTATTCGCGCGGCGTGTCGCTGTCCTTTGTCGAGCCGTATCTGCTCGATTATCGCGTGGCGCTCGGGCTCGACGCCTATTACAAGGAGCAATTGCCGAGCGACTACTCGACCTACGGCGTAAAGACCGTCGGCTTTTCACCGCGGCTCGGCCTGGCGTTGCGCGAGGATCTCACGCTCCAGCTTCGGTATTCGCTCTACCAGCAGCAGGTCACGCTCGCGAGCACCTTGGACAATTGCAACAACAATGCCTCCAACCCCTCGCTCGCGTTCAATCCGACGCCGGCCTACATCAAGAGTGTGCTGGGCGGCGTCGATCCGACCAATTCGGTCTCGTCGGGGCTCTATGGGTATGGTTGCTACGGCGACGGCGAAGCGACGCTGCCGGTGCGCGAAGAGCTGGCGGGAGGTGCGACCTGGACCTCCATGGTCGGATACACGTTGAGCTACAATACCCTCGACAACAACAAGAATCCGACCGATGGCTTGCTGATCGATTTCAAGCAGGATTTTGCCGGCGTCGGCGGCGACGTCACCTATCTGAAGAGCGCGGTGGACGCCAAGTACTATACGCCGCTGGTCTCCGACCTCGTCGGACTGATCCATCTGCAAGGCGGTGTTCTGACCAAGGTCGGGGACAACAACATCCGCATGCTCGACCAATTCCAGATGGGGCCAAATCTGGTGCGGGGCTTTGCCACCAACGGAATCGGACCGCGCGACATCACCTATGCGAGCCTTGGCGCAACGGGAGATGCACTAGGCGGCACCAAATATTGGGGCGCATCGATGGAGCTGCAGATGCCGTTCTGGTTCCTGCCGTCGGAGGTCGGGCTCAAGGGGGCGGTCTACGCGGATGCCGGCTCGCTGTGGGATTACCAGGGCCCGACATCGTGGGCCGCGACCGGGGAGGTGAATACGGCTGCGTGCAAATGCGGCCTCCAATACGACGACGAGAACGTGGTGCGGACCTCGGTCGGTGTCGGCCTGATCTGGGCATCGCCGTTCGGGCCGCTGCGCTTCGACTACGCGGTGCCGATCACCAAGGGCAAATACGACGTCGTGCAAGAGTTCAGGTTCGGCGGCGGAACGTCATTCTGA